Below is a genomic region from Plasmodium relictum strain SGS1 genome assembly, chromosome: 13.
GTATTACTGATACTGtcataattaatattatatttatagtaATCTGTGTTTTCATTAGAAATTTTAGTTCTATTTTGTTGACCATAATTATcaaagtttttatttatattattttcattcttATCGTATTCCGTTTTACAGTATGTATTATTATcgtttattttcatttttttagtaCCACATTCCATTGGTGGCGAtgaatatatgtttttttgatttttattgGAAATATCTACTTTTGGTAAATGCTCACTAAATCTCtcattttgaaaataaatattagggatattattcatattgtGAAGTGTAGGAATTGGAATTCTTTGAGGTATATTTTTGTCTGGTTTAAAACAAAATTGTGGAACATCATATGGTAAAGGAATATCTATATGAATATCTTCTGGAGGTCCAACTGGTGTTGGCACATAAATAGGTACCTCGATTTCAATATCTTCAATTTCAGgtatttcataaattttttccaTTACTTCTGTATATGGTTTATGGATAATATGCTCCTGTGGAATATCAATATATTCTATTGGTCCTGGAATATGTCTAATTTTTTCAACTTcccttatttttaatttgggAATCATTCTAACTTGTTCCACAGGAACGTCTACCACTTTCACAACATCTACAAATTTAGTTATTTCTCTAATTTCTGGAATTTCGACAATCTTAGGAATCTTATGAAAGACAGGAACGTGAACATTTTTTTGAGCATAATTTAATCTATATCGTGGTACTTTGAAAAATGGAGGATtcgaatatttttttataataattggATTGGAATGGAATTGTCTTCTTATATCCCTTTTATATATTGGATTTTCAAATTTTCCATTATATACATTAAGTGGATAACCAACTATTgggaattttttaaatcctAAATTTTCACAATTAAGTTCTATTGGTATATTATTACTACTCTTCATATTTATTAGCTGaattcataaatttttttgaaaagaaaaaaaaaaaagcatgaATTAAATTGATggtatatttatatgaaaatagaGATTTTAGTTAAACatttacttaaaaatatacaaaatataCTTTAATGTAACTAAAAgcaatatttaaaaaaaaggatcaAAAGGAAAGAATCTTAAAAATAGGTATTGTTATATACttaataattttcataacattaaataattttaaaagtagttttaaataagaaaatatgaaACTACAAGCCAATTAAAAGCACTTGTAAATATAGGCATgttaatgttatttttaatatataaagtatttaagagattttttttttttattaattaatgataaaaataaaaaatagacgCGATATTTGTAACTTgctctttaaaaaaatgtaataatgTATTAAGAAATGGAATTATCtaagttatttttaattaaaaaattctcataaataatgagaaaataatacaaccaaaaaaaaaaaaaaaaaccttttttttttaattttcttgtGTGTAACGGTTTAATATTTTtgctatatttatatatacatatatatatatatatatatcacaAATTATTtacagttttttttttttttcataatttttcatattaattaaatattgtGTGCGTTTTAGtgtttcaattaaaaaattttttttttccttaaaaaatatgaacaataaatataaaattagctGAAAAAAAAGGTAGTTGTATATAAGTATAGATCCTAATATAAACATgacatttaaaatttattttattgttataGTAGTTCTATATTAATGCTAGCTTATAGGTatgttaattaaaaaaaaaaaaatttatatttcaaaaaaaaaaaaaaaatgatcaaaataatcaaaaagtttttctctttttatattttcactaaataatttatttctaaatgaatttcttttaaatattttgaaatttaatattataaaaaacttAATGGAGACGAATTTTGCTTGAAAAGGAAGATACATTatctattaaaataaataaaagattatGGAGATATATTATAAGAAATGATACTTAAGtgcataaaaaatataattctcATAGTTTTACATTATATGTGTCATGTTCtgtaagtaaaaaaaaaaagaaagaacgTCACTCCTTACTCTCAATACTATTAAacattcatttttataaaagaaaaaaatatatatatgtttatataatattttttcagcTGTCCTAAATATAATAAGTGAAAATTACAAATCTTTGTTCTATTAAAATCTTTTAGCAAAATTTATAGATAATGACTAAGgtctttaaaaatatttttttagttaaaCTTGCTTTGATTATATATAGTTTATTTAATTGCATGAGCGcgtaatttttatataaaaaaatgaatataggAAAATATATTCGTATAATTTACAAATATTAgagtatatttatttcaatttatatagacttttttatttcttaattttttgcCCCTtacaataaaatatacaaatttaattaaattttttttttttataaaattaaaaatatagaatttttaaaaatataattttgaatAATTAATTTCTTAAATCAGTAATCTATCAAAAATAAGTTTTTATGTTATAAATTCCATCTtgcattatttaaataaatcattttttacaatgtaaattttttgtaaaaccGTTTTAAAGAAACAAAATTTTAGGAATTaagatttaaatatattctatcatatgtatatttacgtattaatatataacttaaaatataatttaagtgGAAAAACAAAATACACTTCAtaattttgaatatatatgaataatattcAAAGTTTACAagaaatatatcttttttgaACACATAAagattcataatttttttcaataaatacaaaatattgtataatttaaatgcttttttatataaggtaataatttttaaagaaaatttaaaaaaataagagagAAATACTTCTGTAAGataactataaaaaaatttttttttttttttataataaaaatataatatgtggaaataattttttttttttttttttactctaATAAATCCTAAATTGTATCactatatttatttgatataaatacttaatttttttttttaagtagttaaatatatataccaTTAAAATAGGTATCCatataagaatatttttttcttattacatatataataaaaaaaacatttcaatttcaatgaaaatttaataagATGGAAATTAAGAAAGACATCCAATTCCTGAAATTAGATGAACAAAATGAAGCTAAATCAACGTATGAAcaaatagaaaaagataGGGTTCAATTAGTCTCTAAGATAGAAGAATTGTATCAAGATGTAGTAGAACATaagtataatatatatgtacattatatatattaacgaatattacaaaaaaaaaaacggcTATTactatattaaatttttctctttttctttttttttttttaatattattcaaGATTAGTATTGGAAGCTTTAGAAAATGTTCCATCTAATAGAAGATGTTATAGAATGGTTGGTGAAATTTTGGTTGAAAGGACAGTTGGTGAAATTAAACCAGCTTTGATAgaacataaaaataaggtaattaaattcataaaaatgtAGTACATTCTTAttagttatttttaaaaaataaaaactttaaaTTATGTTATTTAATAAAGTTATCATGTTTTCACTTTTATTTagtatttttcataatatatttttttttttgttatatatttatttttattttattttattttattttatttttttttgtaaaatttaacaGGTAGAACAAATTATAAGCGAATGCCAGAAAAAATTAGACGAAAAAAACAATGaaatttcaaaatttatgaaaaagtattttttttttttttaaatttatttatgattcatatgaatatatgttaatttttataactttattaaaaaaaaaaaagtataaatttaaatcatatgataaatatatgtttttaatttttttatagctCACAAACAGCTAATATACCTAGTAGTATTACTTCTAAAAAATCAGTAGAGGGTAACAATAGTATTGatgataaagataaaaaatctGAAGGCTtaactttttaatattttcaaaatatcaCTTTCTATATagaagttttattttttctattatatatttttgttctatattatttctatttgtTTCAtcacttattaaaaaaaagtaataataaataaataattcaaataataaaaaacatcaattttttataattcatattatgatgcataaatatatatatgcgtttatttatatgtatttctattactttttttttaaatatgcaataaattttttttaacataaaaataaaatttcatcataattgtttttttttttttcatctagTGTAATGCCCTTTTGTAAATGTAAGAAaagtataatttaaaaacttaatattttttaaattagagataatttatttaaagcCATCAATTATGTTATTgacataaaatttaaattcttCAATATGTATATGTATTTCAAAACTCTTCTTAaagtataattaaaaataaactatttgcaaaattattttattcattttaactattatcaaaaaaaaaaaaaagaaatttttataatatcgttttctttttataaacatATGCATTTAAAATTACAATAAATTGTGTctaatttataaattcatACCAATCTTATCTTTAAagaatgaattttttttttttatgtattaaatttatttatttaatacatTAACTAAATATTAAGATTAATAATACcaaaatattcattattttacctatttttttttttttttttttaatattagtaGTTTTTATGTAGAataatctttattattaaaaatgaattatgaaatataaagatgtaatttttaatttggttttataatagaaaatgataatatatttttaattgaatttGAATTAGTAAATAACATGCATAAACGATCAATACCTATTCCTAAACCACCAGTCGGTGGCAAACCATGAGACAACGCTGTTATGTAATCATAATCAATTTCGTAATTttgatttttcatattttgtttgtttatttttgttttataatcattattaaataattctttaaaataattattttgattgttattttt
It encodes:
- the IMC1l gene encoding inner membrane complex protein 1l, putative, producing MKSSNNIPIELNCENLGFKKFPIVGYPLNVYNGKFENPIYKRDIRRQFHSNPIIIKKYSNPPFFKVPRYRLNYAQKNVHVPVFHKIPKIVEIPEIREITKFVDVVKVVDVPVEQVRMIPKLKIREVEKIRHIPGPIEYIDIPQEHIIHKPYTEVMEKIYEIPEIEDIEIEVPIYVPTPVGPPEDIHIDIPLPYDVPQFCFKPDKNIPQRIPIPTLHNMNNIPNIYFQNERFSEHLPKVDISNKNQKNIYSSPPMECGTKKMKINDNNTYCKTEYDKNENNINKNFDNYGQQNRTKISNENTDYYKYNINYDSISNTRDTPKNENNVNSSDKNEKYYYSYSSYNKYNRNNIEKNIQYDKIDGYSNNYGDNKNYIYDDEFENKSSKNKNYIYDDEFENKGSNNNDFTAEIIVQKKKNFHN
- a CDS encoding prefoldin subunit 2, putative, translated to MEIKKDIQFLKLDEQNEAKSTYEQIEKDRVQLVSKIEELYQDVVEHKLVLEALENVPSNRRCYRMVGEILVERTVGEIKPALIEHKNKVEQIISECQKKLDEKNNEISKFMKNSQTANIPSSITSKKSVEGNNSIDDKDKKSEGLTF